A part of Pungitius pungitius chromosome 15, fPunPun2.1, whole genome shotgun sequence genomic DNA contains:
- the LOC119204112 gene encoding ankyrin repeat domain-containing protein 33B-like has product MVLQTEEHSAGLKVLENGVSQGGSLGEVSFRTNRVAMDKPSMAITDVDENGDECEVSGEEDTEERELDYRPNYWEDDDEIYQEFEELDFDSLPDRSDTQSIASNDSFYPHDNCVASQMYCSFSPDGPEPISFFNACCNNNAIIVKIMIRQGVTQEEVKETDRNRRSGLIMACYHGYVDVVMALSQCPYLDVNWQDNEGNTALIIAAQAGYVFISNYLLNYFPGMDIERRNCHGFTALMKAAMQGQAECVRALMLAGGDIQARDNGRSLTPRDWALFTGRYETAHLMHRLMSKPCAEQFCDSFSLEWPPLEELVAQAQEPKSYRRRLINVLSCCSYRIYINNKVNPVDEGVLDHMVQLTTALSSPAIATACHTVCPGSPPCIGKRRPAVQEILRRQRVSELKRLGPDRLNNYKNFFQNSRVLLIPKARDRRASLQTQLLSDVAAVAMRRASLLPLNMLRRSSVRPGIVVPKVRLCKAPAPSFVPEKLKQSGYHNDLQIPKWNYKMKRIGRRQEEEERRRVLPLISR; this is encoded by the exons ATGGTGTTACAAACCGAAGAACACAGTGCTGGTTTGAAGGTGCTGGAGAATGGAGTGTCACAAGGCGGGAGTCTGGGTGAGGTTTCTTTTCGGACTAATAGAGTGGCAATGGATAAACCTTCCATGGCCATCACCGATGTTGACGAAAATGGCGATGAGTGTGAAGTGTCAGGGGAGGAAGATACTGAGGAAAGGGAGCTAGATTACAGGCCAAACTAttgggaggatgatgatgaaatcTACCAGGAGTTTGAGGAGTTGGACTTTGATTCCCTTCCGGATCGCTCGGACACGCAGAGCATCGCCTCAAACGATTCATTCTATCCACACGACAATTGTGTTGCATCCCAAATGTACTGCTCGTTTTCTCCCGACGGCCCAGAACCCATTTCATTCTTTAACGCCTGCTGCAACAACAACGCCATCATCGTCAAGATTATGATTAGACAAGGAGTGACCCAAGAGGAAGTGAAGGAGACGGATCGGAACAGAAGA tCAGGTTTGATTATGGCGTGCTACCATGGTTACGTGGATGTGGTCATGGCCCTTTCTCAGTGCCCGTATCTTGATGTCAACTGGCAGGACAACGAGGGCAACACTGCTCTCATTATTGCAGCACAAGCAG GTTACGTGTTCATCTCAAACTACCTACTCAACTATTTCCCCGGGATGGACATTGAGAGAAGGAACTGTCACGGTTTCACAGCTTTGATGAAGGCTGCCATGCAGGGCCAGGCAGAGTGCGTCAGGGCTCTCATGCTGGCTG GTGGTGATATCCAAGCTCGGGACAACGGCCGCAGTTTGACTCCCAGGGATTGGGCTCTCTTCACTGGTCGATACGAGACAGCACATCTGATGCATCGGCTGATGTCAAAGCCATGTGCTGAGCAGTTCTGTGACTCCTTCTCCCTGGAGTGGCCCCCGTTGGAG GAGCTGGTGGCCCAGGCCCAGGAGCCCAAGTCCTACCGGAGGCGTTTGATCAACGTCCTGTCCTGCTGCTCGTATAGGATTTACATAAACAACAAAGTGAACCCCGTGGATGAAGGCGTCCTTGACCACATGGTCCAGCTCACCACCGCTCTCTCCAGCCCGGCCATAGCCACGGCTTGCCACACGGTGTGCCCGGGCAGCCCACCGTGCATCGGGAAGCGTCGGCCAGCTGTGCAAGAGATCCTGAGGAGGCAGCGGGTGTCGGAGCTAAAGCGCCTGGGCCCAGATAGACTGAACAACTACAAGAATTTTTTCCAGAACTCGCGAGTCCTCCTCATTCCCAAGGCAAGGGATCGCAGGGCCAGCCTGCAGACTCAGCTGCTGAGTGACGTAGCCGCGGTGGCCATGAGGCGAGCGAGCCTCCTGCCTCTGAATAtgctgaggaggagcagcgtgAGGCCCGGCATTGTGGTTCCCAAGGTGAGGCTCTGCAAAGCCCCGGCTCCCAGCTTCGTACCGGAGAAACTCAAACAGAGCGGTTATCACAACGACCTCCAGATCCCCAAATGGAACTACAAGATGAAGAGGATTGGGAGGaggcaggaagaagaggagaggagacgagtgTTACCTCTGATAAGCAGATGA